ttaatgaatcacgaAGAAAGTAAGATACAATCTTCAAAAGTTTAAAGAGTTACATCTGatgagtttgaccttaattCTTTATAATGATACCCTGaaaaataacttcaaatttGACAATATTACCCAAATCAGAGAGATGAGGTTAAACGAGCTTATTTTAAATGAGATTCATATCAAAAGCATCTTGACAATTATCTTCTATCTGCCCTCCCTCCAAAATTTCGTTTCAAGCTCCGCCACTGGAtacatgtatattttttatagtattatactaaaatttattttgatattatttttttagtaattaaatgggttttttaattttgttaattaaaaataatttaagtatACAATTAATTTGTactaactatatttttatacaaatgtCAAAATTGTTTGGtatatgaataatattttttaaaaaaatatattttaattccaTAAATTTCTCATATTCTTATAATGACCCTTCAAATAGATTTTATTCTCGCAAATCACAAATCAGTTGCAATGTTATAtttgtttcttctattttttcagTTTAATTCTGCGACCCCAAATTTCTTCTTGCATGTTATATTATGTAcgttaattttcattttaaattcaaTAGTAAATACTAGAATGGACTTAGGATATACATTTGCTAGTAAAAACTCTCTTTTTAGTCTTTTATCTGATATAATTTGTAATGTTGTAGATGCAGGGAAAATCATGTTGCTCTGGGTAATAACTGAAATTTAAAGAGCCAACATTTGAAATAACAAAATCTAAAGACAAAATAGTCATGATTGAAAATTTATAGACTTGAGTAAATTTGCATAATTAGTGTTCTAAGTTCTAACACTTTGTAATTTGAACATTACTCTAATTTGAAAAGATTAAGTCCTCATAAATAATTCTATTTCTTAAATTACAATGTTATAATTAAGTGATCTCATCCATTaaaactttcaaaaaaaaaaagtgaaaacaaaCAAGAGAGATAAAAATTAATAGGTGAATGATGTAGAGAAAGGAAAATATTTACTCTATGGAGAAGATAAGAATTTCTCTGAACAAAAATCCAAACATAGAAGTATCATCATCTCGTAATTTTGGTTCCAACAATATATTCACCGTTCTTAACTACTCAAAAAATCCAGGCATTTATCTACTAGTTCTACAGAGTGTACAGAACTGTAGATGACAAGTCGATGGCAGAAGATAAGAGGAGGCTGCTGCAAATTGCCACACCAACTTACATACCTAAGTATAGAGGGCACTCGCCGTTCCCCCATTTCGACAGCTGATCAAAATGTATACCCTAAACGGCCAAACCAAACAAAAAGGGCTCACCCATTAAGGCAATGGTATTAAACCTTCAACAAAAACAAGAGTCATATCCCAGCGTGCTATACTTGGGAATCCCACTCAAATTGGACCATTGAAATCATCACTCCTGAAACTAAAACTGGAGTCTCTGTTTATTCCAGTTTTATGCTTGGAGATACTTCACATTATAAGGCCATGGAGAAACAGATCCGTATTCAGTTGAAGAGCCTCTGGCCTCCCCCATTTCGCCAAACACCTCGCACAGGCAGTCCTCCGGAGTCATTCTTGTTACCTGGCAAAGGGTCTGTTCCAGGATCTGGCTCAGTCTGAGAGTTATCAAAATCAAGAAGGGCTGAAGCAGAACCATCCCCAAGTCGCACTCTAAGAAATTTGGaagtttttttacgttgtttaCTGCCAACACCAGCATCCTCCTTTTTCTGATTTGATAAAATTCCACTCGATGCCTCTGTCTGCCCACTGATTCTCAAAGGTTGATTTCCCGAATTGGTATCAATCTGCTGATTGATTTTTGACTTTCCCTTGTTAGTTCGATAATCACCCCTTGATAGCACCTCCAAATTCTCTTCTGAAGATTTATAGCTTGACTGTAGTTGATGTACTGTGCTTAAGAAGCTATCTGCTAATCTATCTGTGGAGTTACTACCACTACCATCTACAGACTTACCTTTACCCTTCTTGGAAGCATTACTACCTTTAGAGGGTATGCCAGAACCACCATGGACCCATCCATTTTCTGGTAAAGCATTCCTTTGCAAACTACTTTTGTACGACAAAATGAGCTCTTCCTTCTTCTGAGGATCAGGCAATAAATTAGCCATTTCGGGTACAAGATGAGACAAACCAAACTGCTGCACACAGTCCAGATATGTCTCCGTATCAAGTGTGCCTTGACGATATTGACCAGATATGTCTTTAAACAAAGTGTATCTATCTTCATCAAAATCAAGAGCTCCACGAATCTTTTCAACCAATGACTTGTTAGCAGACTGAACATTTTCCACATTCAACGGAGTCTGAGTGCTTGCAGATAACTTGCTCACTAGTGAGGCAGAAACAGGAGGGAACTCAGAAATTGAAGCTTCAATGGGGTTGCTCTCAATGAGATTTGGAGCAGATGCAGAGTGAACCATTCTTCCATTATCACGTGTGTCCCGCgaagaaccaacagatgattgtGCAAGGGCAGTTTTGGGTGTAGGCTGAATAGAACTAGCATAAGTTGAGGGTGAAGGTCCACTGTTATTTGCGGTCTTCATCTGACTAGAATTACGTGGCACTCCAGGAGCAGCATTTGATTGCAGTCTAGCTTGGGTAGAATTACGACCTGGTGCAGGCCAAGCATTACCAGCATTAATTACAGAAACATTTCTGTTCCCATGCCGACGCAAGCGTGCTGCCATGGTATTACTGGATGAACCTTCCAACTCCTGTTTGGACCTTTGCTGGTCATTGCTGGAAGCTAGTGGGAGTGGAGGGAAGGATGAATCTGCTAGTGCTGCATTCCTCGAGTTAGGTCCTAAGGCTTGGAGGTATCGTGCAGATGCTTCAGATCCCGATGTAGCTAATGATTCAAATGGCTGAATAATAGAATCAACATCAGCATTACCATCATCAACTGCAACTTGCCCACTACTTGAAGATGATGGATCATGAAATGTTTCCGCTGCATTAGCCATCTGCAGGCTGGCTTCAATGGCCATAGAAAGTTGATTTTCAGAAAAATCACGACGAAAGGAGCGGCCTCTTCCGCGGCGTTGGTCTTGATCATTACGCTTATACCGAAAGCTGGTCGGTATCTGCAGGGGAAGAACAAAAAGCTAACTTAGAGGAGTAACAAAGAAAGGAATATACTATTTGCCGTAGCAACGCCAAATTGccaatgaaaaacaacaacaaacagAATCGATTGTCACTGTACATGCCTGAAGAGCAGCGTTACGCTTTGACCGTGACATTCGCCCTCCATGTTCAATAGCATTATGCCTCTAagccaaaaacaaagaaaaagagattTAACAATGAGAAATAATCTCACAACAGTAAAGcaacttataattttatttacaatgttAGATAGAAATAGCAGAGCCAACCACCCTAAATAAAGCCTTGggataaaaaacagaaaaaagatCTATTTGTCATAGGAAGCACCTTCATTTCTGCTTCAGATTGAAACACAATAAACTTCTTAGCAAGGCAAGCTTCATCTTCACATAAGAAGTGCTCATTACGGAAATGGATCTGCACCAGCAGACATGATCATACAAATTCTTAAAGATTgaagcaacaaaaaaaaataatttcaagtCACCTTAATtaacaagaacataaaataaaaaaataacaaatatcttACCTCCAGGTCATCATAATTCTTATAGTATTCATATTGTCCTGGATGCTGCCTGCATTGAATATACAGATTGCATGAAACTTATATTTCAATCCATTCAGACCAATATAAAGGCAGGGATATTCCCCATTTGAATGGCATAGTTCCTAGTTTCCTACCTTTGGCATATATGACAAGTATAATGTTCTGTAGACATGTGTGTGTATAATTCATTATCCCCATAAAATGGGGTTCTACAGAACTCACACATAGGATGCCCCATAAAACCacctctctcactctcacttcCATCCACTTCTGAATCACCTGTGCTTATATGCTGATTCAACTGTGCTCTGGTATAAAGCTTTTGCTCGCATATAAATACCTATGCCATAGACATGATGGTCAAAAACTTCAATATGAAAACAGATTACAAATTCTTCCATCAGACTACACATGTTCACGTTTAAAAACATTTATATGAACCCAATAGTATTTTATAGTTCACCTTCCTCCCCTCCAAACATAAGCTACACATAAGCAACTTATGACGGTGGAATAAGTGACCCTTCAGCTGCTCTATATTCCTAAACCTCTGCCGGCGCTTTGAGGCATCATGTGGTTGCTCCTCCATCCTGTCACATACACTGCAGGAAAGCCTGCACATAGCCTTGATCATCCTGTAATGGTCCATATCATCGAAATATGCATTTGTATCCTCATGGTACCAATATGATCCAACCTTGCCCTCCCTTGGGTCGGAGGGTAAGGATGAAAAATCATTAATCATCCGTGTATAGTCTCCTAGAGCCTGGAAGAATGCAGTAAAAATGAGTATCAACAACATCGTCAAACTCAAAAGGTAACAACACTTAAAAGAACATGGAATTAACAAATCAAGCCCCATATTTGAAGTACATAATTTCCAATAAAAAACGGTAGTGTCAATTTCCGAACAGTAACAGCAAATATTACTTAAAAATTTACTAGATTAGTTCAACGACAGAAATCCATAAAACAATAATGCCATGTTTGAATTTCTCATCAGATGCTCTTTAACAAAAATTAGCTGAGAACAAGTCATGACAACAACAACGGAAGTGGCAGTGACCATAGTAGACAATGCACTTGCAACTTAGAGACTTGACTAGCATTTGAATtgcaaccaaaacatgccaatgtGGCGCAATTAAGATCTTAATTCAGTGAACAGAGACGAACGAAAAAGAAGCAATACGATAATACGGCAACAGACGGAAAATTCAAGATTCATCCAGTTTATGGAGGAGTGGCAATACTAATTTTATGTATACCTTGGTAACGAATACGGTGTCGCATTCGGTCTTGCAGATGCAGCAACGGCGATCGTGGCATATGAATCGGAGGCGAGAGACGCACGTGGAGCAGACATCGCGGTGCATGCAAGGTCCATAGGCAACCCATTCCAAGGGCTCGGCGCAAACGGCACAACAATCCTCCATCGCGAAGAAAGATAGAAACCCTAAATCTGCTTGATCACAAAGCAAGGTTAGGTGCTTTTTTTCTAGGGTTTGAAATTGAAGGGGAagctttatgttcttggatgGAATATTTTAATTCAGAGATATGCGTGGGGGCGAAGAAAATTTTGACGAGGAAAGGAACAGAGAAATTGAAAATTCCGAGGACCTTCTTGTTCTGTGGTTGGTACTTGGTAGTGGGGAATTGCCACCGCCACAGTAGACCCAAACCCAACTTAAGCTTAAtagatttttattaaatatttaatccaTCATTTACGGGTTGGTTCGATTGATCTTCTATTCTATTTATATCTTCTAACTAGGGGTGTGCATGGGTCGGGTGAAACCGGGTTTGATGTGACCCAAACCCGGCCCGAAATATATACCGGGCCTATTTGTTAGACCCGAACCCGACCCTAGACCCAATGAAACATATACACTTTCGGGCCACGATTATACCGGGTAAAAACCGGGTGAAAACCGGGCCGTTAACGTTATGTTACcttgataccttcttgtaagTTAGCATGTAAAAGTATCCAAATTTCCAAGACTCTAActattatttgacatggtaaaattcacttagaaaaatataataagaaccaacttttatctaaaattaaagcataaccataatcaatactaatattgccTAATAacactaaatatttaaattaatacaaataacacaagattatgcattagtctaaagtcttatgcattttaaatataaaacattaacttatagtcttatatataatgactagtaatacaaaatattaaagtttataatacttaaatttcacataataatagccatcatccattactaataacacaaaatattaattgtgtatgatgaccgggccaccgggccgatttcgggtgacccgagatatggcccggacccgacccgaaataatgaccgggtctatttttaAGACCCA
This portion of the Arachis duranensis cultivar V14167 chromosome 6, aradu.V14167.gnm2.J7QH, whole genome shotgun sequence genome encodes:
- the LOC107492341 gene encoding E3 ubiquitin-protein ligase HEL2 → MEDCCAVCAEPLEWVAYGPCMHRDVCSTCVSRLRFICHDRRCCICKTECDTVFVTKALGDYTRMINDFSSLPSDPREGKVGSYWYHEDTNAYFDDMDHYRMIKAMCRLSCSVCDRMEEQPHDASKRRQRFRNIEQLKGHLFHRHKLLMCSLCLEGRKVFICEQKLYTRAQLNQHISTGDSEVDGSESERGGFMGHPMCEFCRTPFYGDNELYTHMSTEHYTCHICQRQHPGQYEYYKNYDDLEIHFRNEHFLCEDEACLAKKFIVFQSEAEMKRHNAIEHGGRMSRSKRNAALQIPTSFRYKRNDQDQRRGRGRSFRRDFSENQLSMAIEASLQMANAAETFHDPSSSSSGQVAVDDGNADVDSIIQPFESLATSGSEASARYLQALGPNSRNAALADSSFPPLPLASSNDQQRSKQELEGSSSNTMAARLRRHGNRNVSVINAGNAWPAPGRNSTQARLQSNAAPGVPRNSSQMKTANNSGPSPSTYASSIQPTPKTALAQSSVGSSRDTRDNGRMVHSASAPNLIESNPIEASISEFPPVSASLVSKLSASTQTPLNVENVQSANKSLVEKIRGALDFDEDRYTLFKDISGQYRQGTLDTETYLDCVQQFGLSHLVPEMANLLPDPQKKEELILSYKSSLQRNALPENGWVHGGSGIPSKGSNASKKGKGKSVDGSGSNSTDRLADSFLSTVHQLQSSYKSSEENLEVLSRGDYRTNKGKSKINQQIDTNSGNQPLRISGQTEASSGILSNQKKEDAGVGSKQRKKTSKFLRVRLGDGSASALLDFDNSQTEPDPGTDPLPGNKNDSGGLPVRGVWRNGGGQRLFN